The DNA region GACGGGCGTGGCCCGGTGGGGTGAGCAGGTCGCGGGTGCCCACCAGCACCGTCGTCGGTACGTCGTCGAACGCCGCCAGCTGGTCGGTGCGGGCGTGCACCATGAAGTCGCGGTAGAAGCCGGACATGGTGGCCGGCGGGCAGTTGATCAGCTGGTCCACCATCAGCCCGATGTCACGAGGACGCTGCGGCTGCCCGAAGACGAACCGCTCCACGATCCGACGCTCCGTCATCGGCGCGGTACGACGCCGGCGGCGCCCGACCAGACGGGCCCGTGCCGAGAGGGCCAGTGGGATCCGGGAGCGGGTCACCGCGGCGGTGCCGGCCGGCAGTCCCAGGGTGACCTGGTCGAGACCACCGGAGGAGGTCGAGACGAAGAGCAGGCCGGCCAGCCGGTCCACCAGGTCCGGGCGCTGCTGCGGCAGCGCGGTCATCGTCATCCCGCCGATCGAGTGGCCGGCGATCACCAGCGGACCGTCCGGGGCGAACGCGTCGACGACCCGACCGAGGTCGCGGGCCAGCTGCGCGATGGTGCAGTCGGCCTCCGGCGACGGGTCGGAGTGGCCGTGCCCGCGGTGGTCCCAGGTGATCAGGCGGATGT from Nocardioides sambongensis includes:
- a CDS encoding alpha/beta fold hydrolase, yielding MTAPAVDATTAPAPPPASPGPGRTEVRTEDGLRLHVTVRGRSDAPVTVLLAHCWTADEHDWHYQVHDLLVRFGHDIRLITWDHRGHGHSDPSPEADCTIAQLARDLGRVVDAFAPDGPLVIAGHSIGGMTMTALPQQRPDLVDRLAGLLFVSTSSGGLDQVTLGLPAGTAAVTRSRIPLALSARARLVGRRRRRTAPMTERRIVERFVFGQPQRPRDIGLMVDQLINCPPATMSGFYRDFMVHARTDQLAAFDDVPTTVLVGTRDLLTPPGHARRIAGGIRGARLLVAPEAGHMLPLERPALVSRELVTLVDRALSSAR